From Amycolatopsis sp. cg9, one genomic window encodes:
- the fmt gene encoding methionyl-tRNA formyltransferase → MKLVFAGTPDPAVPALRALLDSGRHEVVAVVTRPDAQAGRGRRVVRSPVGALADEHGIEVLTPARASDPAFLARLAELAPDACPVVAYGALLPQAALDIPRLGWVNLHFSLLPAWRGAAPVQAAIRAGDEITGASTFRIVKELDAGPVYGVVTEAIGSTDTAGGLLGRLAESGAKLLLSTMDGLADGSLVAREQPAEGISYAPKVTVEDARVSFADPASAVDRQIRSVSPDPGAWAEFRGERFKLGPVTVLDEPGPPPGEIVVERKRVLVGTATKPLRLGEVQAPGKKRMAATDWARGTRIDQGERLR, encoded by the coding sequence ATGAAGCTCGTCTTCGCCGGCACGCCCGACCCGGCGGTCCCCGCGCTGCGCGCCCTGCTCGACTCCGGACGGCACGAGGTCGTCGCGGTCGTCACCCGTCCCGATGCGCAGGCCGGGCGCGGCCGCCGCGTCGTGCGGTCGCCCGTCGGGGCGCTCGCCGATGAGCACGGCATCGAGGTCCTGACGCCCGCGCGGGCGTCCGATCCCGCCTTCCTCGCCCGGCTCGCCGAGCTCGCGCCCGACGCCTGCCCGGTCGTCGCCTACGGGGCGCTGCTGCCGCAGGCCGCCCTCGACATCCCGCGGCTGGGCTGGGTCAACCTGCACTTCTCGCTGCTGCCCGCCTGGCGCGGCGCGGCGCCGGTGCAGGCCGCGATCCGGGCCGGTGACGAGATCACCGGGGCCTCGACCTTCCGGATCGTCAAGGAGCTGGACGCTGGCCCGGTCTACGGCGTCGTCACCGAGGCCATCGGGTCCACCGACACGGCGGGCGGGCTGCTCGGGCGGCTCGCGGAGTCCGGGGCGAAGCTGCTGCTGTCCACCATGGACGGTCTCGCCGACGGCAGCCTGGTCGCGCGCGAGCAGCCCGCCGAGGGCATCAGCTACGCGCCGAAGGTGACGGTCGAGGACGCGCGGGTGTCCTTCGCGGACCCGGCGTCGGCGGTCGACCGGCAGATCCGGTCGGTCAGCCCGGACCCGGGCGCGTGGGCGGAGTTCCGCGGCGAGCGGTTCAAGCTCGGCCCGGTCACGGTGCTCGACGAACCCGGCCCGCCGCCGGGCGAGATCGTGGTCGAACGCAAACGGGTGCTGGTCGGGACGGCGACGAAGCCGCTGCGGCTCGGCGAAGTCCAGGCACCCGGCAAGAAACGGATGGCGGCCACCGACTGGGCGCGCGGTACGAGGATCGACCAGGGAGAGCGCCTCCGGTGA
- a CDS encoding RsmB/NOP family class I SAM-dependent RNA methyltransferase: MNDHRERRPSRPQRGRPAPRKEGPRRPPAVDPARQAAFDVLAAVRTKDAYANLVLPDLLRERRITGRDAALATELAYGASRAQGLLDAVIESCAERPLSQTDPAVLDALRLGVYQLLRTRIPEHAAVTSTVDLVRAEGGSWATGFANAVMRKVSEKDEAAWLDELAPDDAADPIGAYALRTAHPRWIARSFAEALGDKGATLKAALEADDARPEVHLVARPGEISADELAAITGGDPAPYSPYGVRLPAGAGDPADAEPVRERLAAVQDEGSQLCAIAATKVPVEGTDERWLDLCAGPGGKAALLGALAALSGASVDAVEKAPHRAKLVEKATSGLPVKVHVADGRESGLEPGYDRILVDAPCSGLGALRRRPEARWRRKPSDVADLTKLQGELITAAYGLLRPGGALTYVVCSPHLAETEGVIGETARRLKAEVLDARELFPGVPELGDGPYVQLWPHRHGTDAMFCAVLRKP; this comes from the coding sequence GTGAACGACCACAGGGAACGACGTCCGTCACGACCGCAGCGGGGCCGCCCGGCACCGCGCAAGGAAGGCCCGCGCCGCCCGCCGGCGGTGGACCCGGCCCGGCAGGCCGCGTTCGACGTCCTCGCCGCCGTGCGGACCAAGGACGCCTACGCCAACCTCGTCCTCCCGGACCTGCTGCGCGAGCGGCGGATCACCGGCCGCGACGCCGCGCTGGCCACCGAACTCGCGTACGGCGCTTCGCGGGCCCAGGGCCTGCTCGACGCCGTCATCGAGTCCTGCGCCGAGCGCCCGCTCTCGCAGACCGACCCCGCGGTGCTCGACGCGCTGCGCCTCGGCGTCTACCAGCTGTTGCGCACGCGCATCCCCGAGCACGCCGCCGTGACGTCCACAGTGGACCTCGTGCGCGCGGAAGGTGGTTCGTGGGCAACGGGTTTCGCGAACGCCGTCATGCGCAAGGTGTCCGAAAAGGACGAAGCGGCGTGGCTCGACGAGCTCGCGCCGGACGACGCGGCCGACCCGATCGGCGCCTACGCGCTGCGGACCGCGCACCCGCGCTGGATCGCCCGCTCGTTCGCCGAAGCGCTGGGTGACAAGGGCGCCACGCTCAAGGCGGCTCTGGAAGCCGACGACGCGCGGCCCGAGGTGCACCTCGTCGCCCGGCCCGGCGAGATCAGCGCCGACGAGCTCGCCGCGATCACCGGCGGCGACCCGGCGCCCTACTCGCCCTACGGCGTGCGCCTGCCCGCCGGCGCCGGCGACCCGGCCGACGCCGAGCCCGTCCGCGAGCGGCTGGCCGCGGTCCAGGACGAAGGCAGCCAGCTCTGCGCGATCGCCGCGACGAAGGTGCCCGTCGAGGGCACCGACGAGCGCTGGCTCGACCTGTGCGCCGGACCCGGCGGCAAGGCGGCCCTGCTCGGCGCGCTGGCGGCGTTGAGCGGGGCGAGCGTCGACGCCGTGGAGAAGGCGCCGCACCGCGCGAAGCTCGTCGAGAAGGCCACGAGCGGTTTGCCGGTGAAGGTGCACGTCGCCGACGGCCGCGAGTCCGGGCTGGAGCCCGGCTACGACCGGATCCTCGTCGACGCGCCGTGCAGCGGCCTCGGCGCCCTGCGGCGGCGGCCCGAAGCGCGCTGGCGCCGCAAGCCCTCGGACGTCGCGGACCTGACCAAACTGCAGGGCGAGCTGATCACCGCGGCGTACGGGCTGCTGCGGCCGGGCGGCGCGCTCACCTACGTCGTCTGCTCGCCGCACTTGGCCGAGACGGAAGGCGTGATCGGCGAGACGGCGCGGCGGCTGAAGGCCGAGGTGCTGGACGCGCGCGAGCTGTTCCCGGGTGTGCCGGAGCTGGGCGACGGGCCGTACGTCCAGCTGTGGCCGCACCGCCACGGCACCGACGCGATGTTCTGCGCCGTGCTGCGCAAGCCGTGA
- a CDS encoding flavoprotein, which yields MKDLGLVAGSCGGLDTRFAAELVRPAAERGWRPAITLTPTAHRWLESTGGLAEVAACTELPVRSVSRLPGEPRPHPDPPVFLFAPASANSVAKLALGIADNQALTVVGDVLGAPGITIVVAYQIQDTRVHHPAWQRHLDTLAGAGVTLHRLDVRRPWTEALDLLP from the coding sequence GTGAAGGACCTCGGGCTGGTCGCCGGCTCGTGCGGCGGGCTGGACACCCGGTTCGCCGCCGAGCTGGTCCGGCCCGCGGCCGAGCGCGGCTGGCGCCCGGCGATCACGCTGACGCCGACGGCGCACCGCTGGCTGGAGTCGACGGGCGGCCTGGCCGAGGTGGCGGCGTGCACCGAGTTGCCGGTGCGCAGCGTCTCGCGGCTGCCGGGGGAGCCGCGGCCGCACCCGGACCCGCCGGTGTTCCTGTTCGCGCCGGCTTCGGCCAATTCGGTGGCCAAGCTGGCGCTGGGCATCGCGGACAACCAGGCCCTGACGGTGGTCGGCGACGTGCTGGGCGCACCGGGGATCACGATCGTGGTGGCGTACCAGATCCAGGACACGCGGGTGCACCACCCGGCGTGGCAGCGCCACCTCGACACCCTCGCGGGCGCCGGGGTGACGCTGCACCGGCTGGACGTCCGGCGCCCGTGGACCGAGGCCCTGGACCTGCTGCCCTGA